A stretch of Oreochromis aureus strain Israel breed Guangdong linkage group 11, ZZ_aureus, whole genome shotgun sequence DNA encodes these proteins:
- the LOC116330753 gene encoding uncharacterized protein LOC116330753, with protein MKVIVLFVFVLGALSAAGEDFFAKVGQKVTLNCGVSSYRRSLTWYHINDFLHSVDQSGFTLKGSVELVQRSVLRQTNLEISSVKETDAGQFTCFADGTRHNHSLVVLSVLASVKPSAVLELNNEARLRCEVKGQHQGCEVKWRSPNTYSLTNTSTVQLKPVKTSHNGAWECIITCGRNTFSEPLAITVQEPPTTTTPPTTLKNITSFVTSVQGTANDCPLGLSCSMWFAIGVCCQFGMLLIVCVTVLCKCMRRNTV; from the exons ATGAAGGTGATcgtgttgtttgtgtttg TGCTGGGTGCACTCTCTGCTGCAGGTGAAGATTTCTTTGCAAAAGTCGGGCAGAAAGTCACATTGAACTGTGGAGTCAGCAGCTACAGACGCTCTCTGACGTGGTATCATATAAATGACTTTCTTCATAGTGTTGATCAGAGCGGCTTCACTCTCAAAG GCAGTGTTGAACTTGTGCAGAGGTCAGTCCTGAGACAGACGAATCTGGAAATCTCCAGTGTGAAAGAAACAGATGCTGGACAGTTCACATGTTTCGCAGATGGGACACGTCATAACCATTCACTTGTTGTGCTCTCAG TTTTGGCCTCCGTCAAACCCTCTGCTGTTCTCGAGCTAAACAATGAGGCAAGGCTCAGGTGTGAGGTGAAAGGTCAGCACCAAGGATGTGAAGTGAAGTGGAGAAGTCCAAATACATATTCACTCACAAATACATCAACAGTTCAACTCAAACCTGTAAAAACCTCACATAATGGGGCCTGGGAGTGTATCATCACCTGTGGCAGGAATACATTTAGTGAGCCTCTGGCCATCACAGTACAAG AGCCTCCAACTACAACAACTCCTCCAACCACCctgaagaacatcacatcattTGTAACGAGTGTTCAGG GTACTGCCAATGATTGCCCACTGGGACTCTCCTGTTCGATGTGGTTTGCGATTGGGGTGTGCTGCCAGTTTGGGATGCTCCTCATAGTTTGTGTCACTGTCTTGTGTAAGTGTATGAGAAGAAATACAGTATGA
- the LOC116330754 gene encoding uncharacterized protein LOC116330754: MKVIVLFVFVLGALSAAGDEFFAKVGGKVTLNCGVSSYRNYLQWIHGNDLLHSVDQRGFTRKGSAELVRRSVVRQTNLEISSVKETDAGRFTCSADGTLYNHSLSLFSVLVSVKPSAVLKLNDEAMLQCEVKGQPHGCEVKWKSPNTYSLTHTSTVQLKPVKTSHNGPWLCIVTCGRNTFIEPLAITVQEPPTTTTPPTTLKNITFVTSVQKTTRATCTTCTANYCPLGLSCWMWIAIAVCCQFGMLLIVCVIVLCKCMRRRRACEERRSSNIYV, encoded by the exons ATGAAGGtgattgtgttgtttgtgtttg TGCTGGGTGCACTCTCTGCTGCAGGTGACGAGTTCTTTGCAAAAGTCGGGGGGAAGGTCACATTGAACTGTGGAGTCAGCAGCTACAGAAACTATCTGCAGTGGATTCATGGAAATGACCTTCTTCATAGTGTTGATCAGAGAGGCTTCACTCGCAAAG GCAGTGCTGAACTTGTGCGGAGGTCAGTCGTGAGACAGACGAATCTGGAAATCTCCAGTGTGAAAGAAACAGATGCTGGACGGTTCACATGTTCGGCAGATGGGACACTTTATAACCATTCACTTTCTCTGTTCTCAG TTTTGGTCTCCGTCAAACCCTCTGCTGTTCTCAAGCTGAACGATGAGGCAATGCTCCAGTGTGAGGTGAAAGGTCAGCCCCATGGTTGTGAAGTGAAGTGGAAGAGTCCAAATACAtattcactcacacatacatcaacagttCAACTCAAACCTGTAAAAACCTCACATAATGGTCCCTGGCTGTGTATCGTCACCTGTGGCAGGAATACGTTTATTGAGCCTCTGGCCATCACAGTACAAG AGCCTCCAACTACAACAACTCCACCAACCACCCTGAAGAACATCACATTTGTAACGAGTGTTCAGAAGACAACACGTGCAACATGTACAACAT GTACTGCCAACTATTGCCCACTGGGACTCTCCTGTTGGATGTGGATTGCAATCGCAGTCTGCTGTCAGTTTGGGATGCTCCTGATTGTTTGTGTCATTGTCTTGTGTAAGTGTATGAGAAGAAGGAGGGCATGTGAGGAAAGGCGTTCATCAAATATTTATGTGTAA
- the LOC120442703 gene encoding uncharacterized protein LOC120442703, whose product MKVIVLFVFVLGALSAAGEDFIARVGGKVTLNCGVSSYRRSLQWLHRYNLIHSVDQRGFTRKGTVELVQRSVLRQTNLEISSVRETDVGRFTCLADGTRHEHSLSVVSVSVSVNPSAVLKLNDEAMLQCEVKGQHKGCEVKWKSPNTKSPTNPSTVQLKPVTSSHNGAWECIVTCGSNMFSQSLTITVQEPPTTTTTTTPPTTRKNITLFVTSVQKITCTTCTTCTANDCPLGLFCWMWIAIGVCCQFVLLIVCVTVLYG is encoded by the exons ATGAAGGtgattgtgttgtttgtgtttg TGCTGGGTGCACTCTCTGCTGCAGGTGAAGATTTCATTGCAAGAGTCGGGGGGAAAGTCACATTGAACTGTGGAGTCAGCAGCTACAGACGCTCTCTGCAGTGGCTTCATCGATATAACTTAATTCATAGTGTTGATCAGAGAGGCTTCACTCGCAAAG GCACTGTTGAACTTGTGCAGAGGTCAGTCCTGAGACAGACGAATCTGGAAATCTCCAGTGTGAGAGAAACAGATGTTGGACGGTTCACATGTTTGGCAGATGGGACACGTCACGAACATTCACTTTCTGTGGTCTCAG TTTCGGTCTCCGTCAATCCCTCTGCTGTTCTCAAGCTGAACGATGAGGCAATGCTCCAGTGTGAGGTGAAAGGTCAGCACAAAGGTTGTGAAGTGAAGTGGAAGAGTCCAAATACAAAGTCACCCACAAATCCATCAACAGTTCAACTGAAACCTGTAACAAGCTCACATAACGGGGCCTGGGAGTGTATCGTCACCTGTGGCAGCAATATGTTTAGTCAGAGTCTGACCATCACAGTACAAG agcctccaactacaacaactacaacaactccACCAACCACCCGTAAGAACATCACATTATTTGTAACAAGTGTTCAGAAGATAACATGTACAACATGTACAACAT GTACTGCCAACGATTGCCCACTGGGACTCTTCTGCTGGATGTGGATTGCAATCGGGGTCTGCTGCCAGTTTGTTCTCCTGATAGTTTGTGTCACTGTCTTGT ATGGGTGA
- the LOC116330755 gene encoding uncharacterized protein LOC116330755 isoform X2, with amino-acid sequence MKVIVLFVFVLGALSAAGEDFFAKVGGKVTLNCGVSSYRRSLQWHHGNDFLHSVDQRGYPRKGTADLSRRSVVRQTNLEISSVKETDAGRFTCSADGTRHNHSLSLFSVLVSVKPSAVLELNDEAKLQCEVKGQHQGCEVKWRSPNTYSLTNPSTVQLKPVKTSHNGAWECIVTCGRNTFSERLTIKVKEPPTTTTPPTTLKNITSFVTSVQGTANDCPLGLSCSMWFVIGVCCQCGMLLIVCVTVLCKCIKRRSVCEERRSSNIYV; translated from the exons ATGAAGGtgattgtgttgtttgtgtttg TGCTGGGTGCACTCTCTGCTGCAGGTGAAGATTTCTTTGCAAAAGTCGGGGGGAAAGTCACATTGAACTGTGGAGTCAGCAGCTACAGACGCTCTCTGCAGTGGCATCATGGAAATGACTTTCTTCATAGTGTTGATCAAAGAGGCTACCCTCGCAAAG gCACTGCTGATCTTTCACGGAGGTCAGTCGTGAGACAGACGAATCTGGAAATCTCCAGTGTGAAAGAAACAGATGCTGGACGGTTCACATGTTCGGCAGATGGGACACGTCATAACCATTCACTTTCTCTGTTCTCAG TTTTGGTCTCCGTCAAACCCTCTGCTGTTCTCGAGCTGAACGATGAGGCAAAGCTCCAGTGTGAGGTGAAAGGTCAGCACCAAGGATGTGAAGTGAAGTGGAGAAGTCCAAATACATATTCACTCACAAATCCATCAACAGTTCAACTCAAACCTGTAAAAACCTCACATAACGGGGCCTGGGAGTGTATCGTCACCTGTGGCAGGAATACGTTTAGTGAGCGTCTGACCATCAAAGTGAAAG AGCCTCCAACTACAACAACTCCACCAACCACCctgaagaacatcacatcattTGTAACGAGTGTTCAGG GTACTGCCAACGATTGCCCACTGGGACTCTCCTGTTCGATGTGGTTTGTGATTGGGGTGTGCTGCCAGTGTGGGATGCTCCTCATAGTTTGTGTCACTGTCTTGTGTAAGTGTATAAAAAGAAGGTCAGTATGTGAGGAAAGGCGTTCATCCAATATTTATGTATAG
- the LOC116330755 gene encoding hemicentin-1-like isoform X1 produces MKVIVLFVFVLGALSAAGEDFFAKVGGKVTLNCGVSSYRRSLQWHHGNDFLHSVDQRGYPRKGTADLSRRSVVRQTNLEISSVKETDAGRFTCSADGTRHNHSLSLFSVLVSVKPSAVLELNDEAKLQCEVKGQHQGCEVKWRSPNTYSLTNPSTVQLKPVKTSHNGAWECIVTCGRNTFSERLTIKVKEPPTTTTPPTTLKNITSFVTSVQGTTCTTCTANDCPLGLSCSMWFVIGVCCQCGMLLIVCVTVLCKCIKRRSVCEERRSSNIYV; encoded by the exons ATGAAGGtgattgtgttgtttgtgtttg TGCTGGGTGCACTCTCTGCTGCAGGTGAAGATTTCTTTGCAAAAGTCGGGGGGAAAGTCACATTGAACTGTGGAGTCAGCAGCTACAGACGCTCTCTGCAGTGGCATCATGGAAATGACTTTCTTCATAGTGTTGATCAAAGAGGCTACCCTCGCAAAG gCACTGCTGATCTTTCACGGAGGTCAGTCGTGAGACAGACGAATCTGGAAATCTCCAGTGTGAAAGAAACAGATGCTGGACGGTTCACATGTTCGGCAGATGGGACACGTCATAACCATTCACTTTCTCTGTTCTCAG TTTTGGTCTCCGTCAAACCCTCTGCTGTTCTCGAGCTGAACGATGAGGCAAAGCTCCAGTGTGAGGTGAAAGGTCAGCACCAAGGATGTGAAGTGAAGTGGAGAAGTCCAAATACATATTCACTCACAAATCCATCAACAGTTCAACTCAAACCTGTAAAAACCTCACATAACGGGGCCTGGGAGTGTATCGTCACCTGTGGCAGGAATACGTTTAGTGAGCGTCTGACCATCAAAGTGAAAG AGCCTCCAACTACAACAACTCCACCAACCACCctgaagaacatcacatcattTGTAACGAGTGTTCAGGGTACAACATGTACAACAT GTACTGCCAACGATTGCCCACTGGGACTCTCCTGTTCGATGTGGTTTGTGATTGGGGTGTGCTGCCAGTGTGGGATGCTCCTCATAGTTTGTGTCACTGTCTTGTGTAAGTGTATAAAAAGAAGGTCAGTATGTGAGGAAAGGCGTTCATCCAATATTTATGTATAG